A stretch of the Solanum dulcamara chromosome 6, daSolDulc1.2, whole genome shotgun sequence genome encodes the following:
- the LOC129891162 gene encoding AP2-like ethylene-responsive transcription factor AIL5: MDMDSSSENWLGFSLSNINNSSNNLPCTNSSELCLFQAFSSNPNSVVVRQKENGTDGAPKLGDLLGSSCGSNREVCLFTPPATTTCEYGSELKRIAATFLHTISVDHKDAARKQLAVVTPAKKAVETFGQRTSIYRGVTRHRWTGRYEAHLWDNSCRREGQSRKGRQVYLGGYDKEEKAARAYDLAALKYWGPTTTTNFPVSNYERELEEMNNMTRQEFVASLRRKSSGFSRGASIYRGVTRHHQHGRWQARIGRVAGNKDLYLGTFSTQEEAAEAYDIAAIKFRGLNAVTNFDISRYDVKSIANSNLPVGGMSNKCKSSSESASESSKNVEAGNRLDDRDRDISSAPNFTPTMFNLGFGLPIKQDASDFWSSLGYTNDDQNNNCKNATLFQGTTMNVQGATFFSMEPPTSNPSLNEVNNNNVIFNKQGYYQEQQSGCSSTMTSVPIMAPNSNTNATTIDGSSFGNWMPPSLHSFQSSAKNNLAPFQTPIFGME, from the exons ATGGATATGGATTCTTCTTCTGAGAACTGGCTTGGCTTCTCACTttccaatatcaacaacagcaGTAACAACTTGCCTTGTACTAATTCTTCAGAACTTTGCCTCTTCCAAGCTTTCAGCTCCAACCCTAATA GTGTGGTGGTGAGGCAAAAAGAAAATGGTACTGATGGTGCGCCAAAGCTTGGAGATTTGTTGGGATCCTCTTGTGGCAGTAATAGGGAAGTGTGCTTATTCACACCCCCAGCAACTACGACTTGCGAATATGGTTCAGAGCTGAAGAGGATAGCAGCTACTTTTCTACATACAATTTCTGTTGATCACAAAGATGCAGCTCGCAAGCAGTTGGCTGTTGTCACTCCAGCTAAGAAGGCAGTCGAGACCTTTGGACAACGCACTTCTATTTACAGAGGTGTTACTAG ACATAGATGGACGGGAAGATATGAAGCTCATTTGTGGGATAATAGTTGTAGAAGAGAAGGACAAAGTAGAAAAGGAAGGCAAG TTTACTTAG GTGGTTATGATAAAGAAGAGAAAGCAGCTAGAGCTTATGATCTTGCTGCCCTCAAGTATTGGGGTCCGACCACCACCACTAACTTTCCG GTATCCAACTATGAGAGGGAACTTGAAGAAATGAACAACATGACAAGGCAGGAATTTGTTGCTTCTCTTAGAAG GAAAAGTAGTGGATTTTCAAGAGGAGCCTCCATCTACAGAGGTGTCACAAG acaCCACCAACATGGTAGATGGCAAGCAAGAATCGGAAGAGTGGCTGGAAACAAAGATCTTTATCTTGGAACTTTTA GCACTCAAGAGGAAGCAGCAGAGGCATATGATATCGCTGCAATCAAATTCAGAGGACTAAATGCAgtgaccaattttgatattagTCGTTACGATGTTAAAAGTATTGCTAATAGCAATCTCCCCGTTGGAGGAATGAGTAACAAATGTAAAAGCTCATCCGAATCTGCATCCGAAAGTAGTAAAAATGTCGAAGCTGGAAATCGACTTGACGATAGAGATCGAGATATTTCCTCTGCTCCTAATTTCACTCCGACAATGTTCAACTTAGGTTTTGGATTGCCTATTAAGCAAGATGCCTCTGATTTCTGGTCAAGCCTTGGATACACTAATGATGATCAAAACAACAATTGCAAAAATGCTACATTATTTCAAGGTACAACTATGAATGTGCAAGGTGCTACGTTCTTTAGCATGGAACCCCCTACGTCTAACCCCTCTCTAAATGAAGTCAACAATAATAATGTCATCTTCAATAAACAAGGGTACTATCAGGAGCAACAAAGTGGTTGTTCTAGCACAATGACTTCGGTTCCTATTATGGCTCCAAATAGTAATACTAATGCCACTACTATTGATGGCTCTAGTTTTGGTAATTGGATGCCACCTTCTCTTCATTCCTTCCAGAGTAGTGCAAAGAATAACCTAGCACCATTTCAGACCCCAATATTTGGCATGGAATAA